One Festucalex cinctus isolate MCC-2025b chromosome 3, RoL_Fcin_1.0, whole genome shotgun sequence DNA window includes the following coding sequences:
- the LOC144015834 gene encoding DNA-binding protein RFX7-like isoform X1, whose translation MADDQQQADQKPASGLGSLPALVPGLQGPEANALQFKIKNSICKSVQSKVDSILQDVEKFTDIEKLYLYLKLPSGPSSGNDKSDQSSMSSSRTQQMYAFNWIRNHLEEHPETSLPKQEVYDEYKSYCDNLGYNPLSAADFGKIMKNVFPNMKARRLGMRGKSKYCYSGLRKKAFVHMPSLPNLDLQKSGDGCELMEPAGQSPSAEDEMRSAACGLVCEWAQKVLSRQFDNVEDLARFLLNSHYIGTKSMAALTVMTGTPTTGMKTPTPASAFVPTAEANSFQPQVKTLPSPSVDAKQQLQRKIQKKQQEQKLHSPLPSDAHVKRTEASTPGPTIPCGSPALLSPQPTIGIVVAAVPSPVTVQRSRQLMTSPSPVGTAEGKVLPVNLVVTQSLKQPPKTPQNIPASPVADRLARHGTRYAQILPKPSATSAITLRSPPTLLITNSPIKTVMPTPHVSSVNVVKMTAIALAPSSGSATSSSAVVRPASLDESQGASLTAAVRAVASSFTPSADIKVSDAAEKANEERVAKFRAASEPSFSVKCSPGPDKVSRMRSDSLSTSVAVAGIQDSNNINCHDSTLYLTVDNHNPIASGSAISIPHSKDPCADAKSPRKRTGPTGESHVIPVKRVFISQQPLAAADNPKPGIGAAAKRIPRPGTPARPESAPCKATAKVGPPQILALSDSPVAHIQGSPTVVKPQAKREDQQQIAADNSGARNASAMSELKSTIWEEGQLDAQIPKQAPVEQLSLIAQPADTPGQLVLAQEMVDFAGSQSNMDYFPFNDDDMTQDSIVEELVQMEEQMKLKGLFSSCVDVSLQGQPAAGQSSALGAHQTGAAFYHSVHGSTTPVQTPTPTPTPTPTPTSEMTLSHSLTRESPCSRLAPITPVDGALGRHTPISTPLSNCSSSVPPSPVECRNPFAFTPINSSITGYHDVSIVSSSPVKPMQRPMATHPDKAKLEWINNRYNSNSAGPLSNHSIGLLPSYQDLVDDQFRKPHAFAIPGQSFQPQCRPDSAHFGTLTPISPVAAVTTPTKQESFAVPAPLDNKAPTSSASATFRCRSVSPAVRQRNSSGNTGLPTAVTANTSSATLTVVSPFNSAITSEVLSILSNTQSAGSVHSMVQRSQSVPLSIMMQSELLPVQGPSNTAKITNVLLSKMEADGDESVRGLGVNNLPSNYTARMNLTQILETAPAFAVGSSHQTPLPVASGPAAFGYLANAGGDQVSFSVGDSQAQEGAGEPDQQQQLQEIPVQTQQEAEDAQQQLDFNNTVKDLLGDDTLNPSSQLVGQVASELNAVASDFSSDIRLTTDLSSSITDLNTLDTNLLFDPNQQQEQYEDSTLEELKNDPLFQQICSDTVNSGFDWLESKDQPTTVEMLG comes from the exons ATGGCTGATGATCAACAACAAGCTGACCAGAAGCCTGCTTCGGGACTCGGCTCTCTTCCAGCGCTGGTGCCGGGACTCCAGGGACCCGAAGCGAACGCGTTACAGTTTAAAATCAAGAATTCGATTTG caaatctGTACAATCAAAAGTGGACAGCATATTG CAAGATGTTGAGAAGTTTACAGACATCGAAAAGCTCTACCTCTACCTTAAGTTGCCTTCTGGTCCCAGCAGCGGCAATGATAAAAG CGATCAGAGTTCCATGTCATCGAGTCGCACTCAGCAGATGTACGCGTTCAACTGGATACGGAATCACCTAGAAGAGCACCCGGAGACGTCACTCCCTAAACAGGAAGTGTACGATGAATACAA GAGCTATTGTGACAATCTCGGCTACAATCCATTGAGTGCAGCAGACTTTGGGAAGATCATGAAAAATGTCTTTCCAAACATGAAGGCACGTCGACTCGGAATGAGAGGAAAATCCAA ATATTGTTATAGCGGGTTAAGAAAGAAAGCGTTTGTTCACATGCCGTCATTACCCAACttggatctgcaaaaatcaggcGATGGG TGTGAACTGATGGAGCCGGCCGGACAGTCCCCGAGCGCTGAGGATGAAATGAGGTCAGCAGCCTGTGGTTTGGTATGCGAGTGGGCCCAAAAGGTCTTGAGTCGTCAGTTTGACAACGTGGAGGATCTGGCACGTTTCCTGCTGAATAGCCACTATATCGGTACCAAGTCCATGGCTGCGCTCACTGTTATGACGGGAACGCCCACAACAG GCATGAAGACGCCAACACCCGCCTCTGCGTTTGTGCCCACGGCCGAGGCCAACTCCTTCCAGCCCCAGGTGAAGACCCTGCCCTCGCCCTCTGTCGATGCAAAGCAGCAACTGCAGCGAAAGATCCAGAAGAAGCAGCAAGAGCAGAAGCTCCACTCTCCTTTACCCAGCGACGCGCATGTCAAACGAACGGAAGCAAGCACCCCGGGCCCGACCATCCCCTGTGGCAGCCCCGCCCTCCTGTCCCCTCAGCCCACCATAGGCATCGTAGTAGCAGCTGTGCCCAGCCCAGTCACG GTACAGAGAAGCAGGCAGCTAATGACTTCTCCGAGCCCCGTCGGAACAGCAGAGGGAAAAGTTCTACCCGTGAACTTAGTGGTCACCCAGTCACTGaaacaaccccccaaaaccCCACAAAACATCCCAGCCAGTCCCGTGGCGGACCGTTTGGCACGGCACGGCACCCGGTACGCTCAAATCCTACCTAAGCCTTCCGCCACCAGCGCCATCACGCTCCGGTCCCCTCCCACCCTGCTCATTACCAACAGCCCCATCAAAACGGTGATGCCCACTCCCCACGTTAGCTCAGTCAACGTGGTCAAGATGACGGCCATCGCGTTGGCCCCCAGCAGCGGCAGCGCTACCAGCAGCAGCGCCGTCGTACGGCCCGCCTCCTTAGACGAGTCACAAGGTGCGAGCCTGACTGCCGCAGTCCGAGCTGTCGCCTCCAGTTTTACCCCCTCCGCTGACATCAAGGTGTCTGACGCTGCGGAGAAGGCTAACGAGGAGAGAGTGGCAAAGTTCCGGGCTGCGAGTGAGCCAAGCTTCTCTGTTAAGTGTTCTCCGGGACCGGACAAGGTCTCGAGGATGAGGAGTGACTCCCTTTCCACTTCGGTAGCTGTAGCTGGGATTCAGGACAGCAATAACATTAACTGCCATGACAGCACCTTGTACTTGACTGTTGATAATCACAACCCAATTGCTAGCGGTTCCGCTATCAGTATTCCGCATTCAAAAGACCCTTGCGCAGACGCCAAGAGTCCCAGAAAGCGCACGGGCCCGACCGGAGAGTCTCACGTGATTCCCGTCAAGCGAGTTTTTATATCCCAGCAGCCGCTCGCTGCGGCCGACAATCCCAAACCCGGAATTGGCGCTGCGGCGAAGAGGATCCCGCGACCGGGAACGCCAGCCCGGCCGGAAAGCGCCCCGTGCAAAGCGACGGCGAAAGTGGGCCCGCCGCAGATCCTGGCGCTCTCCGACTCGCCCGTTGCGCACATCCAGGGCTCCCCGACGGTCGTTAAACCGCAGGCGAAACGAGAAGATCAACAGCAGATCGCCGCGGACAACTCAGGAGCACGCAACGCCTCTGCGATGAGCGAACTCAAGAGCACAATATGGGAGGAAGGTCAGCTCGACGCGCAGATACCCAAGCAGGCCCCTGTGGAGCAGCTCTCGCTGATCGCCCAACCTGCCGACACGCCGGGCCAGCTGGTCTTGGCGCAGGAGATGGTGGACTTTGCCGGCTCTCAGTCCAACATGGACTACTTCCCGTTCAACGACGACGACATGACGCAGGACAGCATCGTGGAGGAGCTGGTCCAGATGGAGGAGCAGATGAAGCTGAAGGGTCTCTTTAGCAGCTGCGTGGACGTCTCCCTCCAAGGCCAGCCGGCAGCCGGCCAAAGCTCCGCCCTCGGCGCCCACCAAACCGGCGCGGCTTTCTACCACTCGGTCCACGGCAGTACCACCCCCGTGCAAACCCCCACGCCCACGCCGACCCCCACGCCCACCCCGACGTCCGAGATGACCCTGAGCCACAGCCTGACGAGGGAGAGCCCCTGCTCCCGCTTGGCTCCCATCACCCCCGTGGACGGCGCGCTGGGTCGCCACACCCCCATCAGCACGCCGCTGTCCAACTGCAGCAGCAGCGTGCCCCCGAGCCCGGTGGAGTGCCGGAACCCTTTCGCCTTCACGCCCATCAACTCCAGCATCACCGGTTACCACGACGTCAGCATCGTCTCCAGCAGCCCCGTCAAGCCCATGCAGAGGCCGATGGCGACGCATCCCGACAAGGCTAAGCTGGAGTGGATCAACAACCGCTACAACAGCAATTCCGCCGGCCCCTTGTCCAATCACAGCATCGGACTCCTGCCGAGCTACCAGGACCTGGTCGACGACCAGTTTCGTAAACCGCATGCTTTTGCCATACCCGGCCAGTCGTTTCAACCACAATGCAGGCCGGATTCGGCTCATTTCGGCACGTTGACGCCCATCTCCCCCGTCGCTGCCGTGACCACGCCCACTAAGCAGGAGAGTTTCGCCGTGCCGGCACCGTTGGACAACAAGGCGCCGACCTCGTCAGCATCCGCAACGTTCCGCTGCCGCAGCGTTAGCCCCGCCGTGCGCCAGAGGAATTCCAGCGGCAACACCGGTCTACCGACCGCCGTCACCGCCAATACCTCCAGCGCCACCCTTACCGTCGTCTCGCCGTTTAACTCGGCCATCACCTCCGAAGTGCTCAGCATCCTGTCCAACACCCAATCCGCCGGTTCCGTCCACAGCATGGTCCAACGCAGCCAGTCCGTGCCGCTGAGCATCATGATGCAGAGCGAGCTGCTTCCCGTGCAGGGCCCGAGTAACACCGCCAAAATCACCAACGTCCTTCTCAGCAAGATGGAGGCGGACGGGGACGAGTCGGTCCGCGGGCTGGGGGTCAACAACCTCCCGTCCAACTACACGGCGCGCATGAATCTCACGCAAATCCTGGAAACCGCTCCGGCCTTCGCCGTGGGATCGTCGCACCAGACCCCGCTGCCCGTCGCCTCCGGCCCGGCGGCTTTCGGCTACCTCGCCAACGCCGGCGGGGATCAAGTGAGCTTCTCCGTTGGGGACAGCCAAGCACAAGAGGGCGCCGGTGAGCCGGACCAGCAACAGCAGCTCCAGGAGATCCCCGTGCAGACGCAGCAGGAGGCGGAGGATGCGCAGCAGCAGCTGGATTTCAACAACACCGTCAAGGACTTGCTGGGGGACGACACCCTCAACCCCAGCTCGCAGCTGGTGGGCCAGGTGGCCTCGGAGCTTAACGCGGTGGCGTCCGACTTTTCAAGCGACATCCGACTGACCACAGATCTGTCCAGTAGCATCACTGACCTTAACACCTTGGACACCAACCTGCTGTTCGACCCCAATCAGCAGCAGGAACAATATGAAGACTCGACACTGGAAGAACTGAAAAACGACCCGCTGTTTCAGCAGATATGCAGTGATACTGTGAACTCCGGCTTCGATTGGCTGGAGAGCAAAGACCAGCCGACTACAGTCGAGATGCTGGGCTGA
- the LOC144015834 gene encoding DNA-binding protein RFX7-like isoform X2, giving the protein MSSSRTQQMYAFNWIRNHLEEHPETSLPKQEVYDEYKSYCDNLGYNPLSAADFGKIMKNVFPNMKARRLGMRGKSKYCYSGLRKKAFVHMPSLPNLDLQKSGDGCELMEPAGQSPSAEDEMRSAACGLVCEWAQKVLSRQFDNVEDLARFLLNSHYIGTKSMAALTVMTGTPTTGMKTPTPASAFVPTAEANSFQPQVKTLPSPSVDAKQQLQRKIQKKQQEQKLHSPLPSDAHVKRTEASTPGPTIPCGSPALLSPQPTIGIVVAAVPSPVTVQRSRQLMTSPSPVGTAEGKVLPVNLVVTQSLKQPPKTPQNIPASPVADRLARHGTRYAQILPKPSATSAITLRSPPTLLITNSPIKTVMPTPHVSSVNVVKMTAIALAPSSGSATSSSAVVRPASLDESQGASLTAAVRAVASSFTPSADIKVSDAAEKANEERVAKFRAASEPSFSVKCSPGPDKVSRMRSDSLSTSVAVAGIQDSNNINCHDSTLYLTVDNHNPIASGSAISIPHSKDPCADAKSPRKRTGPTGESHVIPVKRVFISQQPLAAADNPKPGIGAAAKRIPRPGTPARPESAPCKATAKVGPPQILALSDSPVAHIQGSPTVVKPQAKREDQQQIAADNSGARNASAMSELKSTIWEEGQLDAQIPKQAPVEQLSLIAQPADTPGQLVLAQEMVDFAGSQSNMDYFPFNDDDMTQDSIVEELVQMEEQMKLKGLFSSCVDVSLQGQPAAGQSSALGAHQTGAAFYHSVHGSTTPVQTPTPTPTPTPTPTSEMTLSHSLTRESPCSRLAPITPVDGALGRHTPISTPLSNCSSSVPPSPVECRNPFAFTPINSSITGYHDVSIVSSSPVKPMQRPMATHPDKAKLEWINNRYNSNSAGPLSNHSIGLLPSYQDLVDDQFRKPHAFAIPGQSFQPQCRPDSAHFGTLTPISPVAAVTTPTKQESFAVPAPLDNKAPTSSASATFRCRSVSPAVRQRNSSGNTGLPTAVTANTSSATLTVVSPFNSAITSEVLSILSNTQSAGSVHSMVQRSQSVPLSIMMQSELLPVQGPSNTAKITNVLLSKMEADGDESVRGLGVNNLPSNYTARMNLTQILETAPAFAVGSSHQTPLPVASGPAAFGYLANAGGDQVSFSVGDSQAQEGAGEPDQQQQLQEIPVQTQQEAEDAQQQLDFNNTVKDLLGDDTLNPSSQLVGQVASELNAVASDFSSDIRLTTDLSSSITDLNTLDTNLLFDPNQQQEQYEDSTLEELKNDPLFQQICSDTVNSGFDWLESKDQPTTVEMLG; this is encoded by the exons ATGTCATCGAGTCGCACTCAGCAGATGTACGCGTTCAACTGGATACGGAATCACCTAGAAGAGCACCCGGAGACGTCACTCCCTAAACAGGAAGTGTACGATGAATACAA GAGCTATTGTGACAATCTCGGCTACAATCCATTGAGTGCAGCAGACTTTGGGAAGATCATGAAAAATGTCTTTCCAAACATGAAGGCACGTCGACTCGGAATGAGAGGAAAATCCAA ATATTGTTATAGCGGGTTAAGAAAGAAAGCGTTTGTTCACATGCCGTCATTACCCAACttggatctgcaaaaatcaggcGATGGG TGTGAACTGATGGAGCCGGCCGGACAGTCCCCGAGCGCTGAGGATGAAATGAGGTCAGCAGCCTGTGGTTTGGTATGCGAGTGGGCCCAAAAGGTCTTGAGTCGTCAGTTTGACAACGTGGAGGATCTGGCACGTTTCCTGCTGAATAGCCACTATATCGGTACCAAGTCCATGGCTGCGCTCACTGTTATGACGGGAACGCCCACAACAG GCATGAAGACGCCAACACCCGCCTCTGCGTTTGTGCCCACGGCCGAGGCCAACTCCTTCCAGCCCCAGGTGAAGACCCTGCCCTCGCCCTCTGTCGATGCAAAGCAGCAACTGCAGCGAAAGATCCAGAAGAAGCAGCAAGAGCAGAAGCTCCACTCTCCTTTACCCAGCGACGCGCATGTCAAACGAACGGAAGCAAGCACCCCGGGCCCGACCATCCCCTGTGGCAGCCCCGCCCTCCTGTCCCCTCAGCCCACCATAGGCATCGTAGTAGCAGCTGTGCCCAGCCCAGTCACG GTACAGAGAAGCAGGCAGCTAATGACTTCTCCGAGCCCCGTCGGAACAGCAGAGGGAAAAGTTCTACCCGTGAACTTAGTGGTCACCCAGTCACTGaaacaaccccccaaaaccCCACAAAACATCCCAGCCAGTCCCGTGGCGGACCGTTTGGCACGGCACGGCACCCGGTACGCTCAAATCCTACCTAAGCCTTCCGCCACCAGCGCCATCACGCTCCGGTCCCCTCCCACCCTGCTCATTACCAACAGCCCCATCAAAACGGTGATGCCCACTCCCCACGTTAGCTCAGTCAACGTGGTCAAGATGACGGCCATCGCGTTGGCCCCCAGCAGCGGCAGCGCTACCAGCAGCAGCGCCGTCGTACGGCCCGCCTCCTTAGACGAGTCACAAGGTGCGAGCCTGACTGCCGCAGTCCGAGCTGTCGCCTCCAGTTTTACCCCCTCCGCTGACATCAAGGTGTCTGACGCTGCGGAGAAGGCTAACGAGGAGAGAGTGGCAAAGTTCCGGGCTGCGAGTGAGCCAAGCTTCTCTGTTAAGTGTTCTCCGGGACCGGACAAGGTCTCGAGGATGAGGAGTGACTCCCTTTCCACTTCGGTAGCTGTAGCTGGGATTCAGGACAGCAATAACATTAACTGCCATGACAGCACCTTGTACTTGACTGTTGATAATCACAACCCAATTGCTAGCGGTTCCGCTATCAGTATTCCGCATTCAAAAGACCCTTGCGCAGACGCCAAGAGTCCCAGAAAGCGCACGGGCCCGACCGGAGAGTCTCACGTGATTCCCGTCAAGCGAGTTTTTATATCCCAGCAGCCGCTCGCTGCGGCCGACAATCCCAAACCCGGAATTGGCGCTGCGGCGAAGAGGATCCCGCGACCGGGAACGCCAGCCCGGCCGGAAAGCGCCCCGTGCAAAGCGACGGCGAAAGTGGGCCCGCCGCAGATCCTGGCGCTCTCCGACTCGCCCGTTGCGCACATCCAGGGCTCCCCGACGGTCGTTAAACCGCAGGCGAAACGAGAAGATCAACAGCAGATCGCCGCGGACAACTCAGGAGCACGCAACGCCTCTGCGATGAGCGAACTCAAGAGCACAATATGGGAGGAAGGTCAGCTCGACGCGCAGATACCCAAGCAGGCCCCTGTGGAGCAGCTCTCGCTGATCGCCCAACCTGCCGACACGCCGGGCCAGCTGGTCTTGGCGCAGGAGATGGTGGACTTTGCCGGCTCTCAGTCCAACATGGACTACTTCCCGTTCAACGACGACGACATGACGCAGGACAGCATCGTGGAGGAGCTGGTCCAGATGGAGGAGCAGATGAAGCTGAAGGGTCTCTTTAGCAGCTGCGTGGACGTCTCCCTCCAAGGCCAGCCGGCAGCCGGCCAAAGCTCCGCCCTCGGCGCCCACCAAACCGGCGCGGCTTTCTACCACTCGGTCCACGGCAGTACCACCCCCGTGCAAACCCCCACGCCCACGCCGACCCCCACGCCCACCCCGACGTCCGAGATGACCCTGAGCCACAGCCTGACGAGGGAGAGCCCCTGCTCCCGCTTGGCTCCCATCACCCCCGTGGACGGCGCGCTGGGTCGCCACACCCCCATCAGCACGCCGCTGTCCAACTGCAGCAGCAGCGTGCCCCCGAGCCCGGTGGAGTGCCGGAACCCTTTCGCCTTCACGCCCATCAACTCCAGCATCACCGGTTACCACGACGTCAGCATCGTCTCCAGCAGCCCCGTCAAGCCCATGCAGAGGCCGATGGCGACGCATCCCGACAAGGCTAAGCTGGAGTGGATCAACAACCGCTACAACAGCAATTCCGCCGGCCCCTTGTCCAATCACAGCATCGGACTCCTGCCGAGCTACCAGGACCTGGTCGACGACCAGTTTCGTAAACCGCATGCTTTTGCCATACCCGGCCAGTCGTTTCAACCACAATGCAGGCCGGATTCGGCTCATTTCGGCACGTTGACGCCCATCTCCCCCGTCGCTGCCGTGACCACGCCCACTAAGCAGGAGAGTTTCGCCGTGCCGGCACCGTTGGACAACAAGGCGCCGACCTCGTCAGCATCCGCAACGTTCCGCTGCCGCAGCGTTAGCCCCGCCGTGCGCCAGAGGAATTCCAGCGGCAACACCGGTCTACCGACCGCCGTCACCGCCAATACCTCCAGCGCCACCCTTACCGTCGTCTCGCCGTTTAACTCGGCCATCACCTCCGAAGTGCTCAGCATCCTGTCCAACACCCAATCCGCCGGTTCCGTCCACAGCATGGTCCAACGCAGCCAGTCCGTGCCGCTGAGCATCATGATGCAGAGCGAGCTGCTTCCCGTGCAGGGCCCGAGTAACACCGCCAAAATCACCAACGTCCTTCTCAGCAAGATGGAGGCGGACGGGGACGAGTCGGTCCGCGGGCTGGGGGTCAACAACCTCCCGTCCAACTACACGGCGCGCATGAATCTCACGCAAATCCTGGAAACCGCTCCGGCCTTCGCCGTGGGATCGTCGCACCAGACCCCGCTGCCCGTCGCCTCCGGCCCGGCGGCTTTCGGCTACCTCGCCAACGCCGGCGGGGATCAAGTGAGCTTCTCCGTTGGGGACAGCCAAGCACAAGAGGGCGCCGGTGAGCCGGACCAGCAACAGCAGCTCCAGGAGATCCCCGTGCAGACGCAGCAGGAGGCGGAGGATGCGCAGCAGCAGCTGGATTTCAACAACACCGTCAAGGACTTGCTGGGGGACGACACCCTCAACCCCAGCTCGCAGCTGGTGGGCCAGGTGGCCTCGGAGCTTAACGCGGTGGCGTCCGACTTTTCAAGCGACATCCGACTGACCACAGATCTGTCCAGTAGCATCACTGACCTTAACACCTTGGACACCAACCTGCTGTTCGACCCCAATCAGCAGCAGGAACAATATGAAGACTCGACACTGGAAGAACTGAAAAACGACCCGCTGTTTCAGCAGATATGCAGTGATACTGTGAACTCCGGCTTCGATTGGCTGGAGAGCAAAGACCAGCCGACTACAGTCGAGATGCTGGGCTGA
- the LOC144016790 gene encoding protein FAM180A, producing MDKREGRRMQYSVMLEMKMKLQLRIWQLVIMWMCFDQALQDSSAGKSPSGSSVVDANLMFEFLLGGVELNRDNNIILLDEEMASMRPGRAFLSQINDNIPRSLSSMEQMLDMLKSHGKQPLTQDQFESLILSTVLSAHRARNQHQPEDRVAWGDVLLQLANVTVHELRGSYLFNYV from the exons ATGGACAAGCGAGAAGGGAGAAGGATGCAGTATAGTGTCATGTTGGAAATGAAGATGAAACTCCAATTAAGAATTTGGCAGCTGGTCATCATGTGGATGTGTTTCGACCAAGCACTGCAAG ATTCATCTGCAGGTAAAAGTCCAAGTGGCTCGTCAGTTGTTGATGCAAACCTGATGTTCGAG TTTTTGCTGGGCGGTGTGGAACTCAACCGGGACAACAACATCATCCTCCTTGATGAGGAGATGGCATCGATGAGGCCTGGGCGGGCCTTCCTCTCGCAGATCAACGACAACATTCCCAGGAGTCTGAGTTCCATGGAGCAGATGCTGGACATGCTGAAGAGTCACGGGAAGCAGCCGCTGACTCAGGATCAGTTTGAGAGTCTGATCTTGAGCACGGTGCTCTCGGCGCACCGGGCCAGGAATCAGCATCAGCCCGAGGACCGGGTGGCCTGGGGCGATGTGCTTCTGCAGCTCGCAAATGTCACCGTGCATGAGCTACGTGGAAGTTATCTCTTCAATTACGTGTAG
- the LOC144015835 gene encoding uncharacterized protein LOC144015835, with amino-acid sequence MFAITKVKYEEELCGAQEENKRQRQLLDAVSKQPRDASEKYICPERQEPEFPGVKEEEDLEPLQIKEEEQPQPSNIKKEEQLLPYIKEEEDFTELSVTGVHLKTEDEYQFEENRGAEPPSSSSRQQITEDDEDHHRGSQADNRLALMSDGEDTSHSSHTDDYEKSDNDVTWYTDSKCWKCSQCGKTCGNKCDFRKHVIIHTGEKPFTCSVCAKKFAQKGNLNRHIRTHTGEKPFACSVCGQNFTQKGNLKIHMLTHTGEKPFACSVCGQNFTQKVSLTKHKRTHTGEKPFACSVCGKNFAHKPILEVHTRTHTREKPFACSFCGKKFALKSHLEIHTRIHTGEKPFGCSVCGQNFAQKGNLESHTRTHTGEKPFACSVCGQTFSQKGALRVHTITHTGEKPFACSVCGQNFTQKGNLKIHTLTHTEEKPFACLVCGKNFVHKVSLTKHTRTHT; translated from the exons ATGTTCGCAATAAcgaaagtcaagtacgaagaggagctttgtggagcacaaGAGGAAAACaagcgacaacgtcaactgctggacgctGTTAGCAAGCAGCCTCGAG ATGccagtgaaaaatatatttgtcctGAGCGGCAAGAGCCAGAGTTCCCTGgagtgaaagaggaggaggacttggagcctcttCAAATTAAAGAAGAGGAGCAGCCACAGCCctccaacataaaaaaagaggagCAACTGCTAccatacattaaagaggaggaggatttcACAGAGTTGTCtgtgactggtgtccatttgaaaaCTGAAGACGAATATCAATTTGAAGAGaacagaggggcggagcctccaagcagcagctcaagacAACAAATAACAGAAGATGATGAGGACCACCATAGAGGATCACAAGCAGACAACCGCTTAGCTCTaatgtcagatggtgaagacaCATCACACTCTTCTCACACTGACGACTATGAAAAGTCTGACAATGATGTGACATGGTACACTGACAGCAAATgttggaaatgttctcagtgtggaaaaacttGCGGCAACAAGTGTGACTTTAGAAAACATGTGATTatacacactggtgagaaaccttttacctgctcagtttgtgccAAAAAATTTGCTCAGAAGGGAAACTTAAATAGACAcataagaacccacactggagagaagccttttgcttgctcagtttgtggtcaaaattttactCAGAAGGGAAACTTAAAAATTCACATGCTAACCCACACTggggagaagccttttgcttgctcagtttgtggtcaaaattttactCAGAAGGTAAGcttaacaaaacacaaaagaacccacactggagagaagccctttgcttgctcagtttgtggtaaaaattTTGCTCACAAGCCAATCTTAGAAgttcacacaagaacccacactagagagaaaccttttgcttgctcatttTGCGGTAAAAAATTTGCACTCAAATCACACTTAGAAATTCACACAagaatccacactggagagaagccttttggttgttcagtttgtggtcaaaattttgctcagaaggGAAACTTAGAAagtcacacaagaacccacactggagagaagccctttgcttgctcagtttgtggtcaaacatTTTCTCAGAAGGGAGCCTTAAGAGTACACACAataacccacactggagagaagccttttgcttgctcagtttgtggtcaaaattttactCAGAAGGGAAACTTAAAAATTCACACGCTAACCCACACTGaggagaagccttttgcttgcttagTTTGTGGGAAAAATTTTGTTCACAAAGTAAGCTtgacaaaacacacaagaacccacacttga